A genome region from Colwellia sp. Arc7-D includes the following:
- a CDS encoding response regulator transcription factor gives MYKILVADDHPLFRDAIVNIIGIKFPGSTTYETEDVESTLAFVKENDDIDLILLDLNMPGMSSLNGLLDIRNECPTTPVVIVSAEQEKQKILQTISYGAVGFISKSSSKDVIGEAIESVFQGNVYLPSDIMRSQVNDSNTKKEFQVAPENISLLTRRELIVLKHLTKGEANKQIGFNLHISETTVKSHVSSILKKLGASNRVKVVLGCSDVDFNQYLKR, from the coding sequence ATGTATAAAATTTTGGTTGCAGATGATCATCCGCTTTTTAGAGATGCAATCGTTAATATTATAGGTATAAAATTTCCGGGTTCAACCACCTATGAAACCGAGGACGTTGAATCTACTTTAGCATTTGTTAAAGAAAATGATGATATTGATTTAATACTTTTAGACTTGAATATGCCAGGTATGTCGAGCCTTAACGGTTTGTTAGATATTCGTAACGAATGTCCGACAACACCGGTTGTTATTGTATCGGCAGAGCAAGAAAAGCAGAAAATATTACAAACTATTTCTTATGGTGCTGTCGGTTTTATTTCGAAGTCGTCCTCAAAAGATGTTATTGGCGAAGCGATAGAAAGTGTTTTTCAAGGTAATGTATATTTACCGTCAGATATTATGCGCTCACAAGTCAACGACTCTAATACTAAAAAAGAATTTCAAGTTGCCCCCGAAAATATCTCCTTATTAACTCGCCGTGAATTAATTGTGTTAAAACATTTAACGAAAGGTGAAGCTAATAAACAAATTGGTTTTAATTTACATATTTCTGAAACTACGGTTAAGTCACACGTTTCCTCAATTTTGAAAAAATTGGGTGCGTCTAATCGCGTTAAAGTGGTATTAGGCTGCAGCGATGTTGATTTTAATCAATACTTAAAACGTTAA
- a CDS encoding HDOD domain-containing protein, giving the protein MFKKLINALFKKKASNTANLYYFENLKNKEVTKEEIQHNNNNTNNIDNIDNIDNIDNKPFRYYSFEEEYQQAFYDYLFGMPNSFTSSHNDELSEFISDKVESLLLNPKLILDALPILPISLSKIIEQLNNDDFDADTLISLIQQEPAIAAKVIELANSTYYNRSSKEINDLKSAFMVLGIKGLSEGVINGFVNKLVPQSSIYFRQYGQKIWQHSLSTGVNAKTLVAKSKIKNDAAQAYFIGLISNLGDVIIYQLMIDAFAVVHPDCQPNSTLFKNIMAKNSKKLTYFIAKHWNFPSSILEVLALQTKVKRAALLPALHKKLPIACYVYEAKLISELQLRMAQETLDDEYIKEVKTSLLFTSEAIDYLNLLINENK; this is encoded by the coding sequence ATGTTTAAAAAACTTATTAATGCTCTTTTTAAAAAGAAAGCTTCTAACACTGCTAATTTATACTATTTTGAAAATCTTAAAAATAAGGAAGTTACAAAAGAAGAAATTCAGCACAACAACAACAACACAAATAACATAGATAACATAGATAACATAGATAACATAGATAACAAACCTTTCCGCTACTACTCGTTTGAGGAGGAATACCAACAAGCTTTTTATGATTATTTGTTTGGTATGCCTAACAGCTTTACATCATCACATAATGACGAGTTATCTGAGTTCATTTCTGATAAAGTTGAAAGCTTATTACTCAACCCAAAACTAATCCTCGACGCACTACCAATTCTGCCAATATCGTTATCGAAAATAATTGAACAATTAAATAATGACGATTTTGATGCCGACACACTTATTTCATTAATTCAGCAAGAGCCGGCCATAGCAGCAAAAGTAATAGAGCTAGCCAATTCAACTTACTATAACCGTAGCAGCAAAGAAATTAACGACTTAAAATCAGCGTTTATGGTACTTGGGATAAAGGGTCTTTCAGAAGGTGTTATTAACGGCTTTGTAAATAAACTTGTGCCACAATCAAGTATTTATTTTCGCCAGTATGGCCAAAAAATATGGCAGCATAGCTTGTCTACGGGAGTTAACGCTAAAACACTAGTAGCGAAGTCTAAAATTAAAAACGATGCAGCTCAAGCCTACTTTATTGGTCTAATATCCAATTTAGGCGACGTTATTATTTACCAACTAATGATTGATGCGTTTGCGGTTGTTCATCCTGATTGCCAACCTAATTCGACATTATTTAAAAATATCATGGCGAAAAATTCAAAAAAGCTCACCTACTTTATCGCCAAGCATTGGAACTTTCCATCTTCGATACTGGAAGTTTTAGCGTTACAAACAAAAGTAAAACGCGCAGCACTGTTGCCGGCACTACATAAAAAACTTCCTATTGCTTGTTACGTTTATGAAGCAAAACTCATCAGTGAGTTGCAGCTGAGAATGGCTCAAGAAACGCTTGATGATGAATACATTAAAGAAGTTAAAACATCGTTACTATTCACTAGTGAAGCGATTGATTATTTGAACTTGCTTATAAATGAAAATAAATAG